In one window of Vibrio sp. DW001 DNA:
- the ppc gene encoding phosphoenolpyruvate carboxylase translates to MNEKYAALKSNVRTLGHLLGNTIKNAHGEEILEKVELIRQLSKSAERENDQEAREELIQVISNLPDNQLNPVARAFNQFLNLTNIAEQYHTISRHCDANICEPDVIHTLFSKLTQNSVSKLDTAQSIKDLNIELVLTAHPTEIARRTMINKLVKINKCLSQLELSDLSPRERVKQERRLEQLIAQSWHSDDMRKERPTPLDEAKWGFAVVENSLWQAVPEFLREFNDRVTDYLGEGLPIDARPIHFSSWMGGDRDGNPFVTHEITHEVLHLSRWKAADLYLTDIIELVSELSMIECTNELRQLAGDAHEPYRAVLKQIRTLLTDTLEVLDAKVNKTDVPNKAILENVSQLWDPLYACYQSLHQCGMGVIADGALLDNLRRVKAFGVHLVRLDIRQESTRHSDVLSELTRYLGIGDYDHWNEQDRISFLVNELSSKRPLLPRNWQPSEQVQEVLDTCRIIASQSREAFGSYVISMARTASDVLAVHLLLQESGCQFRMDVCPLFETLDDLNNSEAVIKQLLEIDWYRGFIQNHQMVMIGYSDSAKDAGVMSAGWAQYSAMDALVRVCEEANIELTLFHGRGGTIGRGGAPAHAALLSQPPKSLKGGLRVTEQGEMIRFKLGLPDIAVNSFNRYASAILEANLLPPPSPKQEWRDLMEVLSQVSCEAYRSIVQGEPDFVPYFRAATPERELGKLPLGSRPSKRNPNGGVESLRAIPWIFSWSQNRLVLPAWLGAGESIQYSIDKGHQNLLEEMCREWPFFSTRLGMLEMVYTKTNIEISRYYDQRLTDKSLWRIGDQLRDQLQKDIKAVLNVENNENLMQSDPWGLESIRLRNVYVLPMNILQAELLYRTRQSDQPSSELEEALMVTIAGIAAGMRNTG, encoded by the coding sequence ATGAACGAGAAATATGCTGCTTTAAAAAGTAACGTGAGAACACTAGGTCACTTACTTGGCAACACAATTAAGAATGCGCATGGCGAAGAGATCTTAGAAAAAGTCGAACTGATACGCCAACTTTCAAAGTCTGCCGAGAGAGAAAACGATCAAGAAGCTCGTGAAGAACTCATTCAGGTAATATCTAACCTACCAGATAACCAGTTAAATCCGGTTGCAAGGGCCTTTAACCAATTTCTAAACCTAACGAATATAGCAGAGCAATACCATACGATTTCTCGCCATTGCGATGCGAATATCTGCGAACCAGACGTCATCCACACACTATTTTCAAAGCTCACGCAAAACAGTGTGAGCAAATTAGACACTGCACAGTCAATTAAAGATCTCAATATTGAACTGGTTCTTACTGCACATCCGACAGAGATAGCTCGTCGCACCATGATAAATAAATTGGTGAAGATTAATAAGTGCCTTTCACAGCTCGAACTTAGTGACCTATCTCCTAGAGAACGTGTAAAGCAAGAACGTCGATTAGAACAGCTGATAGCTCAATCTTGGCATTCTGATGATATGCGTAAAGAACGCCCAACACCGCTTGACGAAGCTAAGTGGGGCTTCGCTGTTGTTGAAAACTCCTTATGGCAAGCCGTGCCCGAGTTTCTGCGTGAATTCAATGACAGAGTAACTGACTACCTTGGCGAAGGGCTCCCTATTGATGCTCGCCCGATTCATTTCTCTTCTTGGATGGGTGGCGATAGAGATGGAAACCCATTTGTTACCCACGAGATTACTCATGAGGTTCTACATCTGTCACGCTGGAAGGCGGCCGACCTCTACCTAACCGACATCATTGAGCTCGTCAGTGAGCTTTCAATGATCGAATGCACAAACGAATTAAGACAACTAGCTGGTGATGCACATGAACCTTACCGTGCTGTACTTAAACAGATAAGAACACTACTCACAGACACGCTCGAAGTACTGGATGCGAAAGTAAACAAAACCGACGTCCCTAACAAAGCCATATTAGAGAATGTAAGCCAATTATGGGATCCACTCTACGCCTGCTACCAATCATTGCATCAATGTGGAATGGGCGTCATAGCTGACGGAGCATTGCTAGATAACCTTCGTCGAGTTAAAGCATTTGGTGTCCATCTTGTACGCTTAGATATCCGCCAAGAGAGCACTCGCCATTCAGATGTACTATCTGAACTTACTCGCTATTTAGGTATTGGCGATTATGACCATTGGAATGAACAAGATAGAATTTCTTTTTTAGTCAATGAATTAAGTTCAAAACGTCCACTTTTGCCTCGTAACTGGCAACCCTCTGAACAGGTACAAGAAGTTTTAGACACCTGTAGGATAATTGCGAGTCAATCTCGCGAAGCTTTCGGTTCTTATGTTATTTCAATGGCACGCACCGCATCGGATGTGTTAGCCGTTCACTTACTGCTTCAAGAATCTGGCTGTCAGTTCCGTATGGACGTATGCCCACTATTTGAAACACTTGATGACTTGAATAATTCAGAAGCCGTCATCAAACAGTTGCTCGAGATTGATTGGTATAGAGGTTTTATCCAAAACCACCAAATGGTCATGATTGGCTATTCTGACTCAGCTAAAGATGCAGGGGTTATGTCTGCGGGTTGGGCCCAATATAGTGCCATGGATGCTTTAGTACGTGTTTGTGAAGAAGCCAACATCGAACTCACACTCTTCCATGGCCGTGGAGGCACCATTGGCCGTGGTGGTGCGCCAGCACATGCTGCGTTACTTTCTCAACCACCGAAAAGCTTAAAAGGGGGGTTGCGTGTAACGGAACAAGGGGAAATGATCCGCTTTAAACTTGGGTTACCGGATATCGCGGTAAACAGCTTTAACCGCTACGCCAGCGCGATTCTTGAGGCCAACCTTTTACCGCCCCCAAGCCCGAAACAAGAGTGGCGCGACCTAATGGAAGTCTTGTCACAAGTCTCTTGTGAAGCATACCGTTCAATCGTTCAGGGGGAGCCAGATTTCGTTCCTTACTTTAGAGCGGCGACCCCAGAACGAGAGTTAGGCAAGCTTCCTCTCGGATCGAGACCATCAAAAAGAAATCCTAACGGTGGAGTCGAAAGTCTAAGGGCGATTCCATGGATATTCTCATGGAGCCAAAATAGATTGGTTCTACCCGCTTGGTTGGGTGCAGGTGAATCGATACAGTACTCAATCGACAAAGGACACCAGAACCTATTAGAAGAGATGTGTCGTGAATGGCCTTTCTTCTCTACTCGCCTTGGTATGTTAGAGATGGTGTACACCAAAACCAATATCGAAATCTCTCGATATTACGATCAGAGGCTAACGGACAAGTCACTTTGGCGAATAGGCGATCAATTACGGGACCAACTGCAAAAAGATATTAAGGCCGTTCTCAATGTTGAGAACAACGAAAACTTGATGCAGAGCGACCCATGGGGGTTGGAATCTATCCGATTGCGTAACGTCTATGTTTTGCCTATGAATATTCTTCAAGCTGAGCTTCTATACCGAACTCGCCAGTCAGATCAACCCTCTTCAGAACTAGAAGAAGCATTGATGGTGACAATAGCAGGTATTGCTGCTGGCATGCGCAACACTGGGTAG